The genomic region TGTCGCCTCTTTTGTGCATTGGCTTGATGAGATAGCTCCTCTTAAACAATGTTCATCCTCGATGTTGACTCCTACCTTGGTTGCCTTGGTCTCGAGTttcttggccgtggtggccctgggTGTCTTGGCAGCGGTCGTCTTGGCCACCCTCATAGATCATCTCTTCGATGAAATTGTTGTAGTACGTCGTGTTATCCGGCGCCAGTGTCGGCACCATCGAATAGGAAGGAGGCGTCAGGAAAGTTGTCAATGGGGATCGCCCATGGGCGCTCCCTTCGCGTCTGGTGGATTGGCTGGCCATCGGTGTGGCGTTGAGATCAAGGGCAGGCACCACTGGGACAGCCGGCACGAAGTCGTGCATTTTTGGTGAGAGGTCCCGAGGCGACATGGAGAAGTAGGACACCTCTGGGTCGTGCCTAGGAAGGCACCCGTATGCCGGCGGCATTATTGACAGGCGCGACGATTCCGGAAGCATGGGCGGGCTTGCCACCGATGAGCCCAtgttggcggtggcggtggtgacgAGAAGCGTCGGCTCTTGGTACCCTGACAGAAGGACCTGTTGCGTGGCCTTGGCGGCGAGGGCAACGCTCTCCGCAGCAGCGACCTGGGCCGAAGCGCCTGCAACGGCGGCTTCTTTTTTCTCCACCTTGCTCTAGGCATCCCTCTACTTCAAGGTGTGCACCTTCTTTGACTTCCTCAGGACCACGGCGTGGGCGGCCATGACTGGGAAGGGGGCGATGGCGGGGTCGGGCATGTCGAGAGGGCGGGAGCGCGGAAGGATTTGACAGCGAATTGGGAGAGATGGCGATGGCGTGGTAGTGCCACATACGGGCAGACGAGGACAGGGAGAGGGCGTCGAGGGCATCCGCACGGATGCAAACTCGGCCTAAATTTGGGCCAAAAATGAGTCGAAGAGAACGAAAAATAAATTAATGCGATGCAATGCAAGACGGCCCAACATCACGCTACAGCCGCCTGTGTGCGCTAAGCTAAGAGGCGATGATTGATATTTATATGACTAGAAAGGAAGAAGCAGCATGGCTGTCAGACACGAGTATAGAAGAATATGGCGCAAGCCCGGCAGTATGAGCAGTCCTCCGTCGCTGCCGCCACCGCGGCTCCGAGCTGGAGATGGTAGTGGGCTGGAGGCTGGCCCCCCTGCCCTCGTACTGCCGTGGCTTGCTGCGTACCGTCAGGAGACGTACTTGCAACCCCCGTAACCTGCAACAACACAACAAGGGTGCCATCGTCAGCTCCTCCGATGCCACAGGCAGCCAGGTTCAGAAACTTCACAAACTGTTAGTACATGGACTTACTGGGGTCGCTGGAGGTGACGATGCCGGTGCCCTTGAAGTCGCACGCTAAGTCGGTGTGGCCGTTGGCCTGGTAGTAGGCGTTCATCACGTACGACGCATGGGCCTGCAGGCTGTTGGGGCTGAAGCACGCGCCGCCGCTCTGTATGGGCTTGCAGTCTACGAAGCCGCAGGCGTAGTTGATGTTGTTCTGCAGGTCCGTCCCGTTGGCGCCGTCCTTGGCGACGCACCACTTCCCGCCTCCCGACGGCGCGGGCTTAGGGCTCGGATTGGGCGATGGGTTCGGCGAAGGGGTTGGAGCCACGGACTGCAATGCAAAACAACATAACGGCACCTGCTAAGTCAGGTAACAGCACAGGAGCGACGAATCTAAGCATCAGAACTGTCGGCCATACTTTAGATTCTCAACTGAGTTATACTAGTAATACTTTAGACAGCCATACTGGAAGGCTGTGCAGATTAGTGGTGCTTTGACAACAAAGCACATGTTCTCTGGGCTGGGCTGGCACCGTCCAAAGCAGGGCAAGTCCAAGTTGGTTTTCTTCTTAAGATTGTTGACACACACTAGCCGCCCGAAGGCCGAATCAACATGCTGAAAATTAGTAATGCAGTCAGGCCCTCTCCTCCACATGGTTCACTTTCGCTAAGCATCCGAAAAGGCAGCCAGCTAATGGCTGCTTCCTTCCTTTGATGAGAGGGCCTAATCCACATGCACACCACAACATTAATGCAGCTGAAGCAGAACAGATGCATGCCTTCCTGTATTGGATGCCACGGAAAGGAGATGACGCCAAATGAAGCAAGGCTCCATCTGTTATCTGAACCTACAGGCAGGCATACAGATGTATGCGCTATCCTGTCATTTACTAGTACACAATAGGCAACCATCTCAGCAAACAACAGATAGCAAGTCCAAAGGTGCGGCTTCTAGTTAAAACTTGAGACACAAGACCACCAGAATCTTAAACCCTATCTCCTTTGCTTTAAGGTAGCTTCCGTTAGAAAAGTTTCAAGGTTACATCTTTTCCTTTGAAGAAATGAAATTAACACAAAGAAGCCCTTAACGTGTTGATCCGGAATTTATAACATAGCcttattaaaaaacaaaaaaagaactcAGCAGTGTTGACAACCTgttgatttttcttcttcttcttctcaaaaCAGTACCGGTTGATTTAAGTCATTAAACCATTTATTCTGATATATCCGTTCCAATTCAAATATCAGATCCTAGTGCCTCTTTTAGCATGTACTCACTCTGTAAACTAATACTACAAGATTTTGATAGGGAGTACTACGTACTGGTATTTTGTTAATAACTCGGAATTGTCCGGTGCAAGCTTACTGGTACAtttacagcagcagcagcagcagcagcagcgaataGCTAGCAAACATGTGCATATGGATCTAAATCAGAGTTTTGGCAGTGGTCCCACCCCACCCATAACCCCAGACGTGTCCAAGGCTGCTATCAACACGCGCCTGCTGTCATACTGGATCAGTCAAGAAAGGCAGCCGTTTGGGCAAGCAGACCATGCAGGGGATAGGAGCAAAAGTCGGAAACGCAAGCAAGCAGCTAGCCGTTTCCAGAAGAAGCCGGTCCATACACATACATCACCTTTGACAAATGCAGTTGCAGTGTGAATGGAGGACCACCTTAGCATTCAAGTCGGATCATCTGTAAGGCTGTAAACAGAGTTGCTGCAGCCCATGGATGACACGGAATGTCCATTATTACGTACTATACTACTTTTACTGGGTTCATCCCTGGGTTTTTTTTTCCTCCCAAATAAAATACTACTGAATTTAACACAATTGAAACCACATTCTCCGCAGAAATGAAATATAAAATCACGATTGTAAAGACAGGCCCAGACAAATTATGGGATGCAATCAACCAATCATTATACTCCTACTAGTAAAGAAGAAAAGATTTTAGGCCCCAGCAATTTGATAAGTTTAAGGACACAAGACAGGCAGGTAAAGGTTCATATCTTGAATAATTATTAAGGATCATCAGAGGGGAGAAAAGCGCAGTACGTACCGCGCCGTCCCGGAGGAGTCCGAGGTCGTAGACGGGCGTGAAGTCTGGGTTGAAGAGGCCAAAGTGCCTTTCGGCGATCGGCCCTGGTTTCTGGTTCTCGTCGAAGAGGGAGAAGAGGTAGGTCTCGAACGTCCTGTTGGGCATCAGCGGCGTGCCCTTGCCGCTGCTGCACACCCGAATCATGCCCTCGTTGAAGTCCCTGGCCTCCTGCACCCCGACGCCAATCTGCCCGGGCTCCGCCTGGGTGGGCCACCCGGCCTCCCCGACGGCGATGTCGACGTCTCCGTACCCGAGCTTCTTCATGGCGGTATAGATTGCGTCCATCTGGGCGTCCAGCATGCTGGTGTAGTTGAGCTTGGTGGCCGGGTCGTAGATGCCGCTGTTGGGGCGGAAGAGCGCGTAGTTGAGCGTCTCCGGCCGGTAGCTGAAGTAGGGGTAAGGGTTCACCATGAAGGGCGACCCGGTGTCGCGGTGGAACTGCAGCATGGCCGGAAACAGCTTGGTGTTGTAGCCCGCCCGGAAGGAGGCGTTGGAGGGGATGCCGTCGGAGGGGGCGAGGATGCCGAGGTAGTGCGGGGTGGTGACGCGCAcgccggtgaggccctcggccttgAGGGCCTGCGCGAGGCGGCGCATggcggggaggagggagaggatgaggtTGGTGTCGGTGGAGAGGAGGATCTCgttgccggcgaggaggagggtgaCGTTGGTGGCGGGGACGTAGGGGGAGAGGTTGGCGCGGATCCAGGAGCGCGCGGCGTCGAGGCCGGTGGCCTTGTCGGCGAGGGCGGGGAGGGCGGAGTTGGGGAGGGAGACGGCGAGGGAGATGGGCGTGCCGGCGAAGGCGGAGATGAAGGTGGGGTTGGCGTCGAAGAGCTTGACGCGGTCGATGGTGGTCTTGGTGGCGAGGAAGGTGGCGACGGAGGTCGGGGAGGGGAGGTTGTCGGCGTTGGCGCCGTAGTTGACGCCGATGTGCAGCGAGGGGGTCGCCGACTCTGCCCCCGCCGCGCCGGCGGCGAGCAGcatgaggaggatgaggagcggCATCGCACTCCGGGGTGGAGTGTGGAGTCGATTGTGGGTTTGAATCTGATTTGGCAACTGGGGCTTCCGTTCCGTTCAAATACTACTACTGGCTCCAGAGCAGAGTACCGGAGAGGAGAGGAACGGACAAAGGTCGCGTGGTGGGTGCCATTACAGTATTCTTATTCCCTTGGTTTTAATGCATTTTTATTTCTCGCTTTGCTGCGGCTGCCATGTGTCACTGCCTTTTTCATATATTTAAGTCATTCATTTTCATATATATTTTCCCACGAGTTCACTATCTTTCATTAATTTTAGAAATCTTTCATGATAATATATTTTTCGGGTTGGTACACTACTTTTTTCCTTTGCTTTTGCACCGTTTCTCAAAAGTGTGGAAATTAGTACTAGGAAACAGCAAGAAAGAGGGTATACTGTACTGCTAGTAACCAAAGCATGCGTTTGAATGAATTAATAATCCCAAGCCTTTTCTAAAGAATGGAAGAAAGTGAATATGAAAGGAGAAGATGCAAAACGCAAGTGGCCGCGTATTTCCGTGGGGATTTGCCTCTGCTCGAAGCTTTCCTTTGAATAATATTATTCAGCTGGTGTGCGTATCGATGTGCCGGAGAATGAATGAAGAGAAAAAGGAAACGACGGCGAGTGGTTTCAGGAGAAAAAGATGACAGCTCCTTCCTCTCGAAGAAAGCGAGGTGGGCGTGGGAAAAAGGGCACGCGTCGACTAGAAAATTCCGATTACTCGTAAAGTATTGCTTGGATAATCATCGATTTGGACGGTGGATGGGGCAGTTACCGTTGGCTGCCGCGTCGCCAACGGTGGGGAGGACGAGTACGTGTGTGTTGACCCGGTTGGATTGTGACGCTTCTCAATCTCACCAGCGTGTTCGGCCCGGCGCCAGCCGCAGATTCAGCGCACGTACACGGAGATGGACATCGTGTGGTCGGCAGGGAGAAACGCACAGGCTCACGCACGAACCGCGTCGTCCCGTCCCTACCCTATCCACGCGTGCGCCTGCTCTGCGTTGCTTGTGTCCGTGGCGCACGCCTTCTGGGACCAAAGACGTTCCTTCCACAGCTCAACGGAATCGCCCACCAACATCCCCCTCCCAGCTTTGCTTGCCACGGACTCGGGTTCCCGGCCAGCCCGTCCTTCCTTGCTTGCACACCCCCAACTACTTGCTTGATGCTAACAACTGAGATTCCAAAGCCTTCTCATATTACTACCGCACACTATCCTGCACGAAAGggagctaagagcatctccaacgggtGCCGAACGCGGCGCGCGCTAAAAACTGCTTTGCCGCGCGTTCATagcctggtttggcgcggcgcgcagcgctggctccagcagccgcgttaAAATGCAGCGCGGGCCGCTCCAGCAGTGCgcaaaaaatgcagcgcgcgctcaTTCTACAACAATATTTTTACATAGATAAAACGATAGATTGCATAGAAAAACCAATACGAAGGTATTTTACATCGATGCAACTAGATAGATAGTTCgaaagcatagatagataaaaatacGGTGTAACTAGATAGAAACTACTACGTCATACATAGATAGAAACTACTCCAAGTCGCtaccatcatcaccatcatcatcctcgtcGGTGTCGTCCGAGGTATCGAGCAATATGTCCAACCAACGTTCATCGTCTGACGTGAAGATCGACCTCCCACCTGCTGCAACGATATCGGACTGCGCATTCGCCAATGCCTTCCGCCGACGCTGTTCTGCCCGTTTCGCGCGGCGCCTTGCCGTCATCTCCGCCCAGTAGGCACGCTCgtcggcgacgtcctccgggtggcgacggcgccactccgccatggctcgctcgtcctcctcggcgatgaggaggcggcgctgccgccgagCGTGGTCGGCACGGTCCATGTCGGTGATGAGACGCGACGGAGGGCGACGCACTGCGCCTGCTCGCGCGTGAAGGCGTCCCAGAAGTTCATCTGCGACCGGGGCCTGTCCAAGCGCCACGCCACCGTGTCGTACGCACGGGCCGCCTCGTGCGCGCTCCGGAACGacccgaggccgagccggacgtcgccggaCCGGATCTCGGTGGAGTACCAGCCGTTGAGGCGCTCGCGGACACCGCGGTAGCCCGAAGaaccccggcggcgcggcggcatggtggcgcggtggtggcgcggAAAGCGGCGAGGTTGCGAGGGGAGGGCGCGTGGCTGTGGTCTGTGCGCGTGGCGAGCGCGGGATTTtataggcgcgcgcgaagcggcgcgccaaatctaCCGCGCCGTGTGCCGCTTTCTCCCGTGCGCGGTAAgttcccgccaccgctggagcgtGCGGAACCAGCCGGCGCGcgctaaaaccaagatttaccGCGCGGGCGCGCCTTTtgccgcgcctgttggagatgctctaagagcatctccaataacatgtgtatatttggatgtctatatattcatatGGACAATGGTCTAAAAAGATTCTCTCATATACACGTCCAATTTTGCATCAAAATGTCTATATACAAggaccatgacaggtgggccgtCACTGGGAAGAGAAAGAAATTATGACTGCGGCTGATTTTAGACGACGCCTTCACATTGTCCAGGCATGAACATTGTCGAGGTCGATTTAGAGGATGTGTATATTTGAACGACCATATAGATAAGTTGTTGGATGCCTGTTTTGGGCTCACGTCGTGGAAAACGAGTATAAacatccatatagacaagctgCTGGAGATGCTCGACATCACTCACCCTCAACCCACCGCATCCGTCTCGTCCGGACCAACCTCTCCAGACGTGTTTCATCATTCAATGTAGTCCCGCATTTGTCCGAGAAATGGTCTAGATGTCTTTTTTTCTCGCAAACCAAGCAAACAGGGGGGCCTTTGCGGGCGTTCAGACTACTGCCACGAACACGTTCGACACCCCCAAACCAACCCAAAAACCTCTCCCGCACTTTCTCCCTTTCCCGTTTGAACCGGTTAGCGCCAGTGTCATATTCATGCCGGCCTAGAGCGGGCGTGACCTTTCACTGGAGCCGGCATTGAAACGGCGCGTCAGCCGAGAGCGTCGTCCGCTTCGCGTCCCTGTGCATGTGTCTTCTCTGCGCATTCAGACATCATCCGTCCATCCACCTCCCTCCATTGGACATGTGTGGTTGCAAGGAACCTACTCCGGTGCCCGCATGCGACGCcacctatctatctatctatctatctatctatctgttGGCCGGCATTAAACACCTCGCTACTTGGCCTGACATCCGCCCGCAATTTAAACATGGTCAGAGCCGATCATGCACATCCCACTTCTGCTTCCCGATATCTTCTCTGCACCACACCCCCATTGCCTCAAGCTCCAAAGCCTTGTGAGAGAGCCTGTCGGGCGAACAGAAGCAGGAGCTCTTCGGCATTGCATTGGCGTTGTGCGAGGGGCACGCGAACGACATAGGAGCGGGACAAAGGAGGGTGAATGTGTGTGTGTAGATTCATGGAGTTTGCTGCCTGGGCTCCCGAGTTTGTATGTATATAGAAGACCGAGAAAGGAGGAAATTCTTTCGGTggaagaagaaaaaggataagGTTGTGTCGGAGCTAAatctggcagatctcgggtaaggggtcccgagctGGTGGACTCTGCTAGATGGTAACATGAAGaatagggacacggtgtttacccagg from Triticum aestivum cultivar Chinese Spring chromosome 4A, IWGSC CS RefSeq v2.1, whole genome shotgun sequence harbors:
- the LOC543469 gene encoding glucan endo-1,3-beta-glucosidase precursor, whose protein sequence is MPLLILLMLLAAGAAGAESATPSLHIGVNYGANADNLPSPTSVATFLATKTTIDRVKLFDANPTFISAFAGTPISLAVSLPNSALPALADKATGLDAARSWIRANLSPYVPATNVTLLLAGNEILLSTDTNLILSLLPAMRRLAQALKAEGLTGVRVTTPHYLGILAPSDGIPSNASFRAGYNTKLFPAMLQFHRDTGSPFMVNPYPYFSYRPETLNYALFRPNSGIYDPATKLNYTSMLDAQMDAIYTAMKKLGYGDVDIAVGEAGWPTQAEPGQIGVGVQEARDFNEGMIRVCSSGKGTPLMPNRTFETYLFSLFDENQKPGPIAERHFGLFNPDFTPVYDLGLLRDGASVAPTPSPNPSPNPSPKPAPSGGGKWCVAKDGANGTDLQNNINYACGFVDCKPIQSGGACFSPNSLQAHASYVMNAYYQANGHTDLACDFKGTGIVTSSDPSYGGCKYVS